The following coding sequences lie in one Streptomyces venezuelae genomic window:
- a CDS encoding MFS transporter, producing MSTDTVKRTPADDSEAAERRREQRGWYVYDWACSVYSTSVLTVFLGPYLTEIAKAAADPEGYVHPLGIPVRAGSFFAYTVSVSVIVSVFVMPLAAAAADRTGRKKPLLGVAAYVGAAATAGMFFLAGERYLLGGLLLIVANASLAVSMVLYNSYLPQIAPPEERDAVSSRGWAFGYASGALVLVANLVLFLAHDSFGVSESTAVRICLASAGLWWGAFTLVPLKRLRDRRTPAHDAGSAAGGGWRQLRSTVRDMRRHPHTLAFLFAYLVYNDGVQTVISQASVYGSEELGLGQSTLIVAVLLVQVLAVAGALAMGRLARTYGAKRTILGSLVAWTVTIGAGYFLPAGAPAWFFVLAAGIGLVLGGTQALSRSLFSHLVPRGKEAEYFSAYEISDRGMAWLGPLIFGLTYQLTGSYRDAIVSLVAFFLLGFVLLVRVPVRRAVRDAGNPVPHRI from the coding sequence GTGAGCACCGACACCGTGAAGAGAACGCCCGCCGACGACTCGGAGGCCGCGGAGCGGCGGCGCGAGCAGCGGGGCTGGTACGTCTACGACTGGGCGTGCTCGGTCTACTCGACGAGCGTCCTGACCGTGTTCCTGGGGCCCTATCTCACGGAGATCGCCAAGGCCGCCGCGGACCCCGAGGGATATGTGCATCCGCTGGGCATCCCGGTCCGCGCGGGATCGTTCTTCGCGTACACGGTCTCCGTGTCGGTGATCGTGTCGGTCTTCGTCATGCCGCTGGCGGCAGCGGCCGCCGACCGCACCGGCCGCAAGAAGCCCCTGCTCGGCGTCGCCGCGTACGTGGGGGCGGCCGCCACGGCGGGCATGTTCTTCCTGGCGGGAGAGCGCTATCTGCTCGGCGGCCTCCTGCTGATCGTCGCCAACGCCTCGCTCGCCGTGTCGATGGTGCTCTACAACTCCTATCTGCCGCAGATCGCACCTCCGGAGGAGCGGGACGCGGTCTCCTCACGCGGCTGGGCCTTCGGGTACGCGTCGGGCGCCCTCGTCCTGGTGGCGAACCTCGTCCTGTTCCTGGCCCACGACAGCTTCGGCGTCTCCGAGTCGACGGCGGTCCGCATCTGTCTGGCGTCGGCGGGCCTGTGGTGGGGCGCCTTCACCCTCGTACCCCTGAAACGGCTGCGGGACCGCCGGACGCCCGCGCACGACGCCGGGTCGGCGGCCGGGGGCGGGTGGCGGCAGCTGCGGTCGACCGTGCGGGACATGCGGCGCCATCCCCACACGCTCGCGTTCCTGTTCGCCTACCTGGTCTACAACGACGGTGTTCAGACGGTGATCTCGCAGGCGTCCGTCTACGGCTCCGAGGAGCTCGGACTCGGTCAGTCCACGCTGATCGTGGCGGTCCTGCTGGTCCAGGTGCTCGCGGTCGCGGGGGCTCTCGCCATGGGGCGACTCGCCCGGACCTACGGCGCCAAGCGGACCATTCTCGGGTCGCTCGTGGCCTGGACGGTGACGATCGGGGCCGGGTACTTCCTGCCCGCCGGCGCGCCCGCGTGGTTCTTCGTCCTTGCCGCGGGGATCGGCCTGGTCCTCGGCGGCACGCAGGCCCTGTCCCGCTCGCTCTTCTCGCACCTGGTGCCGCGCGGGAAGGAGGCCGAGTACTTCTCCGCGTACGAGATCAGCGACCGCGGGATGGCGTGGCTGGGGCCGTTGATCTTCGGCCTCACGTATCAGCTCACGGGAAGTTACCGGGATGCCATCGTCTCGCTGGTGGCGTTCTTTTTGCTCGGTTTCGTCCTGCTCGTGCGGGTACCCGTACGGCGTGCGGTACGCGACGCGGGCAATCCCGTACCCCACAGGATTTAG
- a CDS encoding polyprenol monophosphomannose synthase: protein MNDGGGVSEAGDQGRRFGPLGTALVIIPTYNEAENIQSIVGRVRASVPDAHILVADDNSPDGTGKIADELAAEDEQVHVLHRKGKEGLGAAYLAGFRWGLDHDYGVLVEMDADGSHQPEELPRLLTALKGADLVLGSRWVPGGRVVNWPKHREFISRGGSTYSRLLLDVPIRDVTGGYRAFRRETLENLGLGEVESQGYCFQVDLARRAVKAGHHVVEVPITFVERELGDSKMSQNIVVEALWRVTAWGVGERVGKVGKAIGRKQD, encoded by the coding sequence GTGAACGACGGCGGCGGGGTCTCCGAAGCAGGGGACCAGGGGAGGCGGTTCGGCCCGCTCGGCACGGCCTTGGTGATCATTCCGACCTACAACGAGGCGGAGAACATCCAGTCCATCGTCGGCCGGGTGCGCGCCTCCGTGCCGGACGCGCACATCCTGGTCGCCGACGACAACAGCCCCGACGGCACCGGCAAGATCGCCGACGAGCTCGCGGCCGAGGACGAGCAGGTCCACGTCCTGCACCGCAAGGGCAAGGAAGGGCTCGGCGCGGCCTACCTCGCGGGCTTCCGCTGGGGCCTCGACCACGACTACGGCGTGCTTGTCGAGATGGACGCGGACGGCTCCCACCAGCCGGAGGAGCTGCCCCGGCTGCTCACCGCCCTGAAGGGCGCCGACCTCGTGCTCGGCTCGCGCTGGGTGCCGGGCGGACGGGTCGTCAACTGGCCCAAGCACCGCGAGTTCATCTCCCGCGGCGGCAGCACGTACTCGCGCCTCCTGCTCGACGTGCCGATCCGCGACGTGACGGGCGGCTACCGCGCCTTCCGCCGCGAGACCCTCGAGAACCTCGGACTCGGCGAGGTCGAGTCGCAGGGCTACTGCTTCCAGGTCGACCTGGCGAGGCGCGCGGTCAAGGCGGGCCACCACGTCGTCGAGGTGCCCATCACCTTCGTCGAGCGGGAGCTCGGCGACAGCAAGATGAGCCAGAACATCGTCGTCGAGGCGCTCTGGCGGGTCACGGCCTGGGGTGTGGGCGAGCGGGTCGGCAAGGTCGGCAAGGCGATCGGACGCAAGCAGGACTGA
- a CDS encoding Lrp/AsnC family transcriptional regulator, whose amino-acid sequence MEELDRQIVQLLVKDGRMSYTDLGKATGLSTSAVHQRVRRLEQRGVIRGYAAVVDPEAVGLPLTAFISVKPFDPSAPDDIAERLAGVPEIEACHSVAGDENYILKVRVATPLELEHLLSRLRALAGVSTRTTVVLSTPYEARPPQV is encoded by the coding sequence ATGGAGGAGCTGGACCGACAGATCGTGCAGCTGCTCGTCAAGGACGGGCGGATGAGCTACACCGACTTGGGCAAGGCCACGGGCCTGTCCACCTCGGCCGTGCACCAGCGGGTGCGCAGGCTGGAGCAGCGGGGTGTCATCCGCGGTTATGCCGCGGTGGTCGACCCCGAGGCCGTCGGGCTGCCGCTCACGGCCTTCATCTCGGTGAAACCGTTCGACCCCAGCGCCCCCGACGACATCGCCGAACGGCTCGCGGGCGTCCCGGAGATCGAGGCGTGCCACAGCGTCGCCGGCGACGAGAACTACATCCTGAAGGTCCGCGTCGCCACCCCGCTGGAGCTGGAGCACCTGCTCAGCCGGCTGCGGGCGCTCGCGGGCGTCTCCACGCGCACGACGGTCGTCCTCTCCACTCCGTACGAGGCGCGCCCGCCCCAGGTGTGA
- the fxsA gene encoding FxsA family membrane protein, translated as MTTGAPPPIRPARPRRSGPLRFLPLGIAAWLVLEIWLLTVVAGATSGFVVFLLLVGGLVLGSAVIKRAGRRAFRKLSEAVQQQQSGVTPARETGGGGALTMLGGLLIILPGLISDALGLILLIPPVQKALGKYAERTFERKVREATPGGLGDAYQQARMHRPDGKVVQGEVIRDDEPPMRGPRPDDPQLPH; from the coding sequence ATGACGACTGGCGCACCGCCTCCCATCCGACCCGCCCGGCCCCGGCGCTCCGGGCCCCTGAGGTTCCTGCCGCTCGGCATCGCCGCGTGGCTGGTCCTGGAAATCTGGCTGCTCACCGTCGTGGCGGGGGCCACGAGCGGGTTCGTGGTCTTCCTGCTCCTGGTGGGCGGCCTCGTGCTCGGCTCCGCGGTGATCAAGCGCGCGGGGCGCCGGGCGTTCCGGAAGCTCAGCGAGGCGGTGCAACAGCAGCAGAGCGGTGTGACGCCCGCCCGGGAGACCGGGGGAGGCGGCGCCCTGACGATGCTGGGCGGCCTGCTGATCATCCTGCCGGGGCTCATCTCGGACGCCCTGGGGCTGATCCTGCTCATCCCGCCGGTCCAGAAGGCCCTGGGGAAGTACGCGGAGCGGACCTTCGAGCGCAAGGTGCGCGAGGCGACGCCCGGCGGCCTGGGGGACGCCTATCAGCAGGCGCGGATGCACCGCCCCGACGGCAAGGTCGTGCAGGGTGAGGTCATCAGGGACGACGAGCCGCCCATGCGCGGCCCGCGCCCGGACGACCCGCAGCTGCCCCATTGA
- a CDS encoding phosphotransferase family protein, with translation MATAPRPRTTTRDPEDLARRLGAWLDTRLPGAKAADVTVPESNGMSSETLLFTLEHPEPPVGACALRLAADPAAYTIFPVYDMPRQYRTMRLVAEHTDVPVPRALWLEEDPGALGAPFFVMERIEGRVPPDVMPYTYEGNWLHAATDAERAHLEEASIRVLAHLHDQVPPEKASFLTPPGDGSPLRRHVTAQRAYYAWVVAGLPRSPLIESAFDRLDELWPRHEGDAVLNWGDARIGNIIYDGFEPAAVLDWEMAAFAPREVDLGWTVYLHRFFQDLTVSFGQPGLPDFQRRDRVEAAYARLTGHTPRDMDFYTLYAALRHAIVMLRVAYRQVHFGEAAVPADARAADTLILHHDSLAAMVQGTYW, from the coding sequence ATGGCAACGGCACCCCGCCCCCGTACCACCACACGCGACCCGGAAGACCTCGCCCGTCGCCTCGGCGCCTGGCTCGACACCCGGCTGCCCGGCGCCAAGGCGGCCGACGTGACCGTCCCCGAGTCCAACGGCATGTCCAGCGAGACCCTGCTCTTCACCCTCGAACACCCCGAACCGCCGGTCGGCGCCTGCGCGTTGCGTCTCGCGGCGGACCCGGCGGCGTACACGATCTTCCCCGTCTACGACATGCCGCGTCAGTACCGCACGATGCGGCTCGTCGCCGAGCACACCGACGTGCCGGTCCCGCGGGCGCTGTGGCTGGAGGAGGACCCGGGCGCGCTCGGGGCGCCGTTCTTCGTCATGGAGCGGATCGAAGGGCGCGTCCCGCCGGACGTCATGCCCTATACGTACGAGGGGAATTGGCTGCACGCGGCGACCGACGCCGAACGCGCGCACCTCGAAGAGGCCTCCATCCGCGTCCTCGCCCACCTGCACGACCAAGTTCCGCCGGAGAAGGCCTCGTTCCTCACGCCGCCGGGCGACGGCAGCCCGCTGCGGCGCCACGTGACGGCCCAACGCGCCTACTACGCATGGGTGGTGGCCGGGCTGCCCCGCTCACCCCTCATCGAGAGCGCCTTCGACCGTCTCGACGAGCTGTGGCCCCGCCACGAGGGCGACGCCGTGCTCAACTGGGGCGACGCGCGCATCGGGAACATCATCTACGACGGCTTCGAGCCCGCCGCCGTCCTGGACTGGGAGATGGCGGCGTTCGCCCCGCGCGAGGTCGACCTCGGCTGGACCGTCTACCTCCACCGCTTCTTCCAGGACCTGACGGTGAGCTTCGGCCAGCCGGGACTGCCCGACTTCCAGCGCCGCGACCGCGTCGAGGCGGCGTACGCCCGGCTCACCGGACACACACCGCGCGACATGGACTTCTACACGCTCTACGCGGCCCTGCGGCACGCGATCGTCATGCTGCGCGTCGCCTACCGGCAGGTCCACTTCGGCGAGGCCGCGGTGCCGGCGGACGCCAGGGCCGCGGACACGCTGATCCTGCACCACGACAGCCTGGCCGCCATGGTGCAGGGCACCTACTGGTGA
- a CDS encoding RNA polymerase-binding protein RbpA — MSERALRGTRLVVTSYETDRGIDLAPRQAVEYACQNGHRFEMPFSVEAEIPPEWECKVCGAQALLVDGDGPEEKKGKPARTHWDMLMERRTREELEEVLEERLAVLRSGAMNIAVHPRDSRKSA; from the coding sequence ATGAGTGAGCGAGCTCTTCGCGGCACGCGCCTCGTGGTGACAAGCTACGAGACCGACCGCGGCATCGACCTGGCACCTCGCCAGGCCGTGGAGTACGCATGCCAGAACGGACATCGTTTCGAGATGCCGTTCTCGGTCGAGGCGGAGATCCCGCCGGAGTGGGAGTGCAAGGTCTGCGGGGCCCAGGCACTCCTCGTGGACGGCGACGGACCTGAGGAGAAGAAGGGCAAGCCGGCGCGTACGCACTGGGACATGCTCATGGAGCGCCGCACCCGAGAGGAGCTCGAAGAGGTCCTCGAGGAGCGACTCGCGGTTCTCCGGTCCGGTGCCATGAACATCGCGGTGCACCCGCGTGACAGCCGCAAGTCCGCCTGA
- a CDS encoding amidohydrolase, with amino-acid sequence MSQSTAPGNDPRDPSNHRTVLLRGGDVHSPADPFATAMVVERGHVAWVGSEGAADAFADGVDDVVDLEGALVTPAFTDAHVHTTATGLALTGLDLTGARSLADALVSVREHAAARPHDTVLLGHGWDAARWPGGRPPTRAELDEAAGGRPLYLSRIDVHSAVVTTALLDLVPGVTERAGYHPDAPLTADAHHGVRAAALGAITPQQRTEAQRAALRRAASLGIGSVHECAGPEISDEDDFTGLLRLAADEPGPRVVGYWAERDVRRAKELGAIGAAGDLFVDGALGSHTACLHEPYADAAHTGTAYLDAAAVAAHVVACTEEGLQAGFHAIGDAAVAAVVDGMRQAAEKVGAARVRAARHRVEHAEMLTPETIAAFAEFGLTASVQPVFDALWGGEDGMYAQRLGAERARTLNPYAALLRAGVPLAFGSDSPVTPLDPWGTVRAAAFHRTPEHRVSVRAAFTAHTRGGWRAVGRDDAGILVPGAPADYAVWRTSDLVVQAPDDRVARWSTDPRSGTPGLPDLSPGAELPVCLRTVVGGRTVFVGPDE; translated from the coding sequence ATGAGCCAGAGCACCGCCCCCGGGAACGACCCCCGCGACCCATCGAACCACCGCACCGTGCTGCTGCGCGGCGGCGACGTCCACAGCCCCGCCGACCCGTTCGCCACCGCAATGGTCGTCGAGCGCGGACATGTCGCCTGGGTCGGCTCCGAGGGCGCGGCCGACGCCTTCGCCGACGGCGTCGACGACGTCGTCGACCTCGAAGGAGCCCTGGTCACCCCGGCGTTCACGGACGCCCACGTGCACACCACGGCCACCGGCCTCGCCCTGACGGGCCTGGACCTCACCGGGGCCCGCTCGCTGGCCGACGCACTCGTATCCGTACGCGAACACGCTGCCGCGCGGCCGCACGACACCGTCCTCCTCGGCCACGGCTGGGACGCGGCCCGCTGGCCCGGCGGCCGCCCGCCCACGCGCGCGGAGCTCGACGAGGCGGCCGGCGGCAGGCCCCTCTACCTCTCCCGCATCGACGTCCACTCGGCGGTCGTCACCACCGCGCTGCTCGACCTGGTGCCCGGCGTCACCGAGCGCGCCGGATACCACCCGGACGCCCCGCTGACCGCCGACGCCCACCACGGCGTGCGCGCGGCGGCACTCGGCGCCATCACCCCGCAGCAGCGCACGGAGGCCCAGCGCGCCGCGCTCCGCCGCGCCGCCTCGCTCGGCATCGGCTCCGTGCACGAGTGCGCGGGCCCCGAGATCTCCGACGAGGACGACTTCACCGGGCTGCTGCGGCTCGCCGCCGACGAGCCGGGACCGCGCGTCGTCGGCTACTGGGCCGAGCGGGACGTGCGGCGCGCGAAGGAGCTCGGCGCGATCGGTGCCGCCGGCGACCTGTTCGTCGACGGCGCCCTCGGCTCGCACACCGCCTGCCTGCACGAGCCGTACGCCGACGCGGCCCACACCGGCACCGCGTACCTGGACGCCGCGGCCGTCGCCGCCCACGTCGTGGCGTGCACCGAGGAAGGCCTCCAGGCGGGCTTCCACGCCATCGGGGACGCCGCGGTGGCCGCGGTGGTCGACGGCATGCGCCAAGCCGCCGAGAAGGTCGGTGCGGCCCGCGTCCGCGCCGCGCGGCACCGCGTCGAGCACGCCGAGATGCTCACCCCGGAGACGATCGCCGCCTTCGCCGAGTTCGGCCTCACCGCGTCCGTCCAGCCCGTCTTCGACGCCCTGTGGGGCGGCGAGGACGGCATGTACGCCCAGCGCCTCGGCGCCGAACGCGCCCGCACCCTCAATCCGTACGCGGCCCTCCTGCGCGCCGGTGTGCCGCTGGCCTTCGGCTCCGACAGCCCCGTCACCCCCCTCGACCCCTGGGGCACCGTCCGCGCCGCCGCCTTCCACCGCACGCCGGAGCACCGGGTCTCGGTGCGGGCGGCGTTCACCGCGCACACCCGCGGCGGCTGGCGGGCCGTCGGCCGTGACGACGCGGGCATCCTGGTGCCCGGCGCGCCCGCGGACTACGCCGTGTGGCGCACCTCCGATCTGGTGGTGCAGGCCCCGGACGACCGTGTGGCCCGCTGGTCGACCGACCCGCGCTCCGGCACGCCCGGCCTGCCGGACCTCTCGCCGGGCGCCGAACTCCCTGTCTGCCTGCGCACGGTGGTGGGCGGAAGGACCGTGTTCGTGGGGCCGGACGAGTGA